In one window of Pseudopipra pipra isolate bDixPip1 chromosome 27, bDixPip1.hap1, whole genome shotgun sequence DNA:
- the MBD3 gene encoding methyl-CpG-binding domain protein 3 isoform X1: MPKAAVRGHRGGPRRRGLRAFPLGQASPGRDRTLSHFSPSGKKFRSKPQLARYLGSSMDLGTFDFRTGKMLMNKMNKNRQRMRYDCSNQAKGKPDLNTALPVRQTASIFKQPVTKITNHPSNKVKSDPQKAVDQPRQLFWEKKLSGLNAFDIAEELVKTMDLPKGLQGVGPGCTDETLLSAIASALHTSTMPITGQLSAAVEKNPGVWLNTSQPLCKAFMVTDEDIRKQEELVQQVRKRLEEALMADMLAHVEEIARDGEPPSEKEGGEEEGEEEEEEEEQDHDQEMENV; encoded by the exons TGCTTTTCCTTTGGGCCAAGCTTCCCCAGGAAGAGACAGGACTCTCAGTCATTTCAG CCCCAGTGGGAAGAAGTTCCGCAGCAAGCCGCAGCTGGCCCGGTACCTGGGCAGCTCCATGGACCTGGGCACCTTCGACTTCCGCACGGGAAAGATGCTGATGAACAAGATGAACAAGAACAGGCAGAGGATGCGCTATGACTGCTCCAACCAGGCCAAG GGCAAGCCTGATTTGAACACGGCCCTGCCTGTGAGACAAACAGCCTCCATCTTCAAACAGCCTGTCACAAAGATCACAAACCACCCCAGCAACAAGGTGAAGAGTGACCCCCAGAAAGCTGTGGACCAGCCCAGGCAG CTCTTCTGGGAGAAGAAGTTAAGTGGACTGAACGCCTTTGACATTGCAGAGGAGCTGGTGAAAACAATGGACCTTCCCAAAGGTTTGCAAG gggtgGGCCCGGGGTGCACAGATGAAACCCTGCTCTCTGCCATCGCCAGTGCCCTGCACACCAGCACCATGCCCATCACAGGCCAGCTCTCTGCAGCTGTGGAGAAGAACCCTGGGGTTTGGCTCAACACctcacagcctctctgcaaAGCCTTCATGGTGACAGATGAAGATATCAG GAAGCAGGAGGAGTTGGTGCAGCAGGTGaggaagaggctggaggaggccCTCATGGCTGACATGCTGGCCCACGTGGAGGAGATCGCCAGGGATGGGGAACCCCCCTCAGAGaaagaaggaggggaggaagaaggagaagaggaagaagaggaggaggagcaggaccaTGACCAGGAGATGGAGAATGTATAG
- the MBD3 gene encoding methyl-CpG-binding domain protein 3 isoform X2, whose amino-acid sequence MERKSAFPLGQASPGRDRTLSHFSPSGKKFRSKPQLARYLGSSMDLGTFDFRTGKMLMNKMNKNRQRMRYDCSNQAKGKPDLNTALPVRQTASIFKQPVTKITNHPSNKVKSDPQKAVDQPRQLFWEKKLSGLNAFDIAEELVKTMDLPKGLQGVGPGCTDETLLSAIASALHTSTMPITGQLSAAVEKNPGVWLNTSQPLCKAFMVTDEDIRKQEELVQQVRKRLEEALMADMLAHVEEIARDGEPPSEKEGGEEEGEEEEEEEEQDHDQEMENV is encoded by the exons TGCTTTTCCTTTGGGCCAAGCTTCCCCAGGAAGAGACAGGACTCTCAGTCATTTCAG CCCCAGTGGGAAGAAGTTCCGCAGCAAGCCGCAGCTGGCCCGGTACCTGGGCAGCTCCATGGACCTGGGCACCTTCGACTTCCGCACGGGAAAGATGCTGATGAACAAGATGAACAAGAACAGGCAGAGGATGCGCTATGACTGCTCCAACCAGGCCAAG GGCAAGCCTGATTTGAACACGGCCCTGCCTGTGAGACAAACAGCCTCCATCTTCAAACAGCCTGTCACAAAGATCACAAACCACCCCAGCAACAAGGTGAAGAGTGACCCCCAGAAAGCTGTGGACCAGCCCAGGCAG CTCTTCTGGGAGAAGAAGTTAAGTGGACTGAACGCCTTTGACATTGCAGAGGAGCTGGTGAAAACAATGGACCTTCCCAAAGGTTTGCAAG gggtgGGCCCGGGGTGCACAGATGAAACCCTGCTCTCTGCCATCGCCAGTGCCCTGCACACCAGCACCATGCCCATCACAGGCCAGCTCTCTGCAGCTGTGGAGAAGAACCCTGGGGTTTGGCTCAACACctcacagcctctctgcaaAGCCTTCATGGTGACAGATGAAGATATCAG GAAGCAGGAGGAGTTGGTGCAGCAGGTGaggaagaggctggaggaggccCTCATGGCTGACATGCTGGCCCACGTGGAGGAGATCGCCAGGGATGGGGAACCCCCCTCAGAGaaagaaggaggggaggaagaaggagaagaggaagaagaggaggaggagcaggaccaTGACCAGGAGATGGAGAATGTATAG